A DNA window from Helianthus annuus cultivar XRQ/B chromosome 15, HanXRQr2.0-SUNRISE, whole genome shotgun sequence contains the following coding sequences:
- the LOC110912419 gene encoding probable disease resistance protein At5g66900 yields MVTKNAYEVPLQSAFVGLQKAVASQIKRTAKFRTLLKRIDKTLRTIESLLYANGRLARVLDRPEKETKMFIFYLENGKETVLKCSKIKCWNVYKKFVHANKLIRLDHELLRFFQAELQDNLSVKFRGIDLGGQVVSSVTKRAGGFSSSCKVPGLPDVIVGLDSHFKEVKRVLLKDDNQVVIVSAPGGCGKTTLARMLCHDDEIKGIFRDNIFYVTVSRTTSLKTVVQKLFTHHLHLNDCEFQTDEEAKNELENMIRQMGPQRTLLVLDDVWSESESLIQDLKFLIPGYTILVTSRFRFSSIGSTYELSLLNDEDARTLLCHSAFPCEGNRINVPDDLVSKMVKCCKGFPLALTVIGASLRDQSLLKWKKTLQKLSEGQSIFDLNSLLLLSLRASVDALEDLPIACDCFLDLGSFPEDEKISASALMDMWVVLYNLDKEGMYTIEYLLELSSRNLLSLVLARKDASELEGYCNEHHVTQHDLLRELAIHLSSQEPIAQRKRLLIEIHGNDIPAWWIDQTQQPIDTRLMSISTDETFSSVWYDLKAPKVQALVLNIRSKIYALPHFIKDFNDLRVLNITSYGIYPTELHELPLISSLPNLRRLRLEHLSLFPSIQSIFKLNNLEKLSMIMCEIGSALESCTVEPPMLPNLVELEIESCYDLKEVPPELCSLDRLTKLSITNCHELVALPEGFGSLSNLEILRLHSCTRLSKLPDSIGRLHNLVFLDISDCLSISSLPDQIGELNGLRVLKMSGCHGLEELPDSVTNLTLLEDVICDEETSYLWSYYEGDLCDLKINVVEEDRLANFMKIVG; encoded by the exons ATGGTTACTAAAAACGCTTATGAGGTACCTCTACAATCAGCATTTGTGGGGTTACAGAAAGCAGTAGCTTCACAAATAAAAAGGACTGCCAAATTTAGAACTCTACTCAAGCGCATTGATAAAACCTTGAGGACCATTGAGTCACTTTTGTATGCAAATGGGAGATTGGCCAGAGTGCTGGACCGCCCCGAAAAAGAGACCAAAATGTTCATATTTTACCTGGAGAATGGTAAAGAAACAGTCCTCAAGTGCTCAAAGATCAAGTGTTGGAATGTGTACAAGAAGTTTGTTCACGCGAATAAGCTTATTCGCTTGGATCATGAGCTATTGAGGTTCTTTCAGGCTGAATTACAGGATAACCTGAGTGTTAAATTCAGGGGTATTGATTTGGGAGGCCAAGTAGTTTCATCCGTTACTAAACGGGCAGGTGGTTTTTCAAGTTCTTGTAAAGTTCCGGGGCTTCCGGATGTCATTGTTGGTTTGGATTCTCATTTTAAAGAAGTGAAACGCGTGCTGCTTAAAGATGACAATCAGGTGGTCATAGTTTCGGCTCCTGGAGGCTGCGGGAAGACTACATTGGCGAGAATGCTTTGTCATGATGATGAGATTAAAG GTATATTTCGGGACAATATCTTCTATGTTACTGTTTCTAGAACTACTTCCCTCAAAACCGTTGTCCAGAAACTATTTACACATCATCTTCATTTAAACGATTGTGAGTTCCAGACTGACGAGGAGGCAAAGAACGAACTAGAGAACATGATCAGGCAAATGGGGCCACAGAGGACATTGCTGGTCCTGGATGACGTGTGGTCCGAATCTGAATCGCTTATTCAAGATCTTAAATTTCTGATACCAGGATACACTATCTTGGTCACTTCCAGGTTCCGGTTTTCAAGCATTGGTTCCACATACGAATTGAGCTTGTTAAATGATGAAGATGCAAGAACCCTTCTTTGCCATTCAGCATTTCCCTGTGAGGGGAATCGGATTAATGTGCCAGATGATCTTGTGAGCAAG ATGGTTAAGTGCTGCAAGGGATTTCCATTGGCCCTCACGGTGATTGGTGCATCATTACGAGATCAAAGTTTGCTCAAATGGAAAAAAACTTTACAAAAGTTGTCCGAAGGTCAATCTATTTTTGATTTAAATAGTTTGTTATTGCTAAGTCTTCGGGCCAGTGTTGATGCACTTGAAGATTTGCCAATAGCCTGCGATTGTTTTCTTGATTTGGGTTCATTTCCGGAAGATGAAAAGATTTCCGCGTCTGCTCTAATGGATATGTGGGTTGTGTTATACAACCTAGACAAAGAAGGAATGTATACTATTGAATACCTGCTAGAGCTTTCTTCAAGAAATCTTTTGAGCCTTGTTCTCGCAAG GAAAGATGCTAGTGAACTAGAAGGTTACTGTAACGAGCATCATGTCACGCAACATGACTTGCTAAGAGAATTAGCCATTCATCTAAGTAGCCAAGAGCCAATAGCTCAACGAAAAAGATTGTTGATAGAAATTCATGGGAATGACATACCTGCATGGTGGATTGACCAGACACAACAACCAATTGATACCCGTCTCATGTCTATTTCAACAG ATGAGACATTTTCTTCAGTTTGGTATGATCTAAAAGCACCAAAAGTTCAAGCTTTGGTATTGAACATCAGAAGTAAAATATACGCGTTGCCTCACTTCATTAAAGATTTCAATGACTTGAGGGTTTTAAACATCACAAGCTACGGGATTTATCCTACCGAGTTACACGAGCTTCCGTTGATTAGTTCTCTTCCCAACTTGAGAAGATTGAGACTCGAACATCTCTCACTTTTTCCCTCAATTCAGTCCATCTTTAAACTGAACAACTTGGAGAAGCTTTCTATGATAATGTGTGAGATTGGTAGTGCATTAGAGAGTTGTACTGTTGAGCCTCCTATGCTACCTAATCTCGTTGAGCTTGAGATTGAAAGCTGTTATGATTTGAAAGAAGTACCACCAGAACTATGTAGTCTTGATCGTCTTACGAAACTTAGCATAACTAATTGTCATGAGCTCGTTGCTCTTCCTGAAGGGTTCGGGAGTCTGTCGAATTTGGAAATACTGAGACTCCATTCTTGTACCCGATTATCCAAATTACCCGATTCTATTGGGAGGCTACATAATTTGGTCTTTCTGGATATATCTGATTGTTTGAGTATCAGCTCGCTGCCTGATCAGATTGGCGAGCTAAATGGGTTGAGAGTGCTTAAGATGAGTGGTTGTCATGGATTAGAAGAGTTACCGGATTCTGTGACCAATTTGACTTTGTTAGAAGATGTGATATGTGACGAAGAGACATCGTATCTATGGAGTTATTATGAAGGTGATCTATGTGATTTGAAGATAAATGTTGTCGAAGAAGACAGACTCGCAAACTTCATGAAAATAGTTGGTTAG